Part of the Paenibacillus sp. JNUCC32 genome is shown below.
AATATGGACAAAGCGTATGAGTACTTCATCGAGACGGCACGCCTCGACCTGGACAATACGCACGGCAACACGAAGGACGGCCTGCACATGGCCAACATGGGCGGCACCTGGATGTCGATCGTCTACGGCTTTGCCGGCATGCGTCTGAAGGAAAGCGGACTTTCCCTCTCCCCGGCCATTCCGAAGGACTGGGAGAAGTATGCGTTCCGCTTGAACTTCCGCGGCCGTCTCATCGGCGTAAACATCGAGAAGGACGGCGTGACCTTGGAGATCGTCGAAGGCGAATCCATCGAGATCAAGCTGTACGACGAGGCCGTAACGCTTGAAGCCGGGAAACCTGTGAAACATGCGCTGCAGAGCAAATAACGATGTTTAGGCATTAAATGCTTACCTTCCCTAAGCGCAGGGCATCACTCCCGGTTTGCGAGGAAAACGATCGATCGTCAAATTTTTCGACATAGTTTTCTATGAAAACAGACCGCGATAAACCGTCATTTTTCTTGCGATATCCGGAAGTCCCCGTTTCGGGCTTATACTTTCTGATATCTCAAAAAGGAGCTATAAGATATGAATGAAACACGCAAGCTGAAGGCTGCCATCTTTGACTTGGACGGCGTCATTACCGATACCGCGGAGTATCATTATCAGGCATGGAAAGCTACGGCAACCGAGCTGGGCATTCCCTTCACGAGAGAATTCAACGAGAATCTCAAAGGGGTATCCCGCATGGATTCCCTGAAGCTCCTGTTAAGCCAGGCGGAGACGCCTGTAAACTATTCCGATGAAGAGCTGGTACAGCTGGCTGACCGCAAAAATAAGCGGTACGTCGAGCTGATCGAAACGATCACGCCAGCCGACCTGCTGCCAGGGATAACGAAGTTTGTCTCAGACATCCGGTCGGCCGGCCTGAAGACCGGCATCGCGTCCGCCAGCAAAAACGCCATCGCCGTGCTTACACGGCTTGGGGTCATGGACCAGTTCGACGTGATCGTCGACGTAACCAAGCTGAAGAACAATAAACCGGACCCGGAAATATTCCTCACCGCTGCCGCAGAGCTTGGCGTAGAGCCTGCCGACTGCATCGGCGTGGAAGATGCCGCCTCCGGCGTTGACGCCATCAAGGGCGCCGGCATGTTCGCCGTCGCGATCGGCAACGCCGCGCATTTCCCGCATGCGGATATCGTGCTGTCCAGCACGAAGGAGCTGAATTTCCGTGAGCTGGCGCAGAAATTCGAAGGTTGATAAAGAAATGTAAGGGTGCTCCTAAGGGAGCACCCTTTTTCGTATGCCCTCCCATTTTTTGCAACCACCCGCCATCTTCGTTAGACTGTAGTTGGTAGTGAGTACAGTAACCTTCCGGTATGTAAGCATGAGCATCATATCGAGAATACGATAAAGGGGACTTTCCATGGAACAGGCTGTCTTGGATCAAGGGGCCGAACGATTCGGCCGAGGTTCTTATTCGCTGAAGTTACTTGGGGGATTCGATCAGAATGTATTTGAATACAACGGTGAAGACGGACGACGCTTCATTATGAAATTCCTGGACGCGTCCAAATACCGCAAAGCCTCGATCATTCGCGAGCTGACGTGGATGGCCTATCTCGCCGAGCAGGGTCTGAACATGGCGGTGTCCATTCGATCTGCTCAGGATCTTCTTATTGAAGAGGTAACCCATAAATCCAAGCGATACCATGTCATTGCCTTTACGAAGGCTCCCGGCAGCCCGTTAACGGATGTAACATCGGATTTTGCGATAATCAAGCAGTGGGGACGCGGGATGGGCCGTATGCATAAGCTCGGCAAAAAGGACGCCACCGCTTCCTCACTCGTGCATCGAATGGCGTTTCCCCAGTGGAATGATCATGTGATTTTTACCGATGCGTTCCCGGAGGCTGCAGGTGAAAGAGTCCATAGGCAGTGGACGCAGTATCTTAAGGAATTGGAGTCCCTCCCGCAGGATGAGGAAGGCTACGGCATCGTCCACAATGACCTCCACCATCACAACTTTCACGTACATAACGGGGAGATCATCTTTTTCGATTTCGGAGATGTCTCGTACCATTGGTTCGCCTACGATATCGCCATCGCCATCTATCATGCGGTTCAGACGGTTTCGGAAAACCGGAAAGCCGAGTTTGTGGCCCGATTCTTCGACTCGTTCTTATCCGGCTATCTTCAAGAGAATACGCTGAGCGAGGAATGGATCCAGCGGATCCCGTTGTTCATCGACTTTCGTAATATCTACTCCTATGTCTACTTCGCCAAATTCGTAAATTGGAATGAGATGGATGAACGCACCCGGAAATATCTGTTAGCGATGAAAGCGGATATTGAGGCAGGCAAATCCGTTGTAAAGCTGTCTATTTAATAAGAGAAGGAAGATTGCTCTGCCATGAAACCTAAATCCAAACATCTCCGCCGGCTCGGGTATTGGGGCCTGGGGCTGCTCCTCTCGTCCATCCTTCTATGCCTGCTGTTCCTTCGCCCCACGCCCATCAAGGTGGGTGGATTTACGTCCTCTGCGGATGAAAATACCATGATCTTCGAAGTGATGAATAAGGGATTCGCCGATGTGAAGCTGCTGGACGTGCGGGTGAATAATGGCATGAAGCCCGCCAAGGCCGAGCTGGGCGTCAGTTATTCCCTTCATCTGGTCGGCGGCGAGGGCCTTGATGAAGATCCCGATATCGAATTCGTCGATATTCGGGAGGTGCCGTTAAAGCCCGAGCTCATGCCGGACGAGAAGAGAGCCGCCCTCGATCAAGGTTCGCGGATTCCGCTTAATTACGGCATCCGTCTTTATAACAATCAGCCCATCACGCAGATTGAAGTGAAATATAAGTATGGATGGATCACTTTTACGAGAGAGATGCCGATGGGGCGATTTTTTAACAAACCTTAATCATCAAAGATGTGTTGCTGATAGTATAGCTTACCTACGATACAATCTCCGACCAACGGGATAACGTCTTCTCAAAAATAATATAGGCGATAAAAAACCGGGCTGCAGCAGCCCGGTTCATGATCCAATTAAGATGACACAACATAATGATTCATAAAATCCCGCAGTGCAGCCTCCATATCAGGCTCCCCACCGTCTTCGAGCCATGAATCCTGAAGAACAAGATAGCGGCAGGCGCTGCTCTGCAAATAGCTGTAGATGATTTGTGCAGCATCGATATCTTGCCGGGTAACCTCAGTAGATTCGCATTCCAAATCACTCGTGAAATAGCTGAGGATCAAGGCTTTGACCCTCAGCCTCAACGTTTCAATGTCCGCCGTGGTAGCCACAGAGCATCGCTCGCTGTGCAGCACAACGTTCCCCTTTATCAGGAATAACTTGATCGTATCTTCGTTTAAATACTCGTAGACAACGATGCTGTGTTTCTCTTCGGCGAACTCGATCACTTGCCGTTTACTTAAGAGCAAGTTCACCGCCTCCATGCCGTCCCTGTATTTTGCAGCCTGCTCAAAATCGAAACGCTCTGCGGCGCCCAGCATGGTTCGCTCCATTTCATCATATAAACGTCGGTCGTCCCCTTGAAGCAGAGCAATGAATCGATCCATGATTTCATCAAATTGCCGCGCGGTTTCGCCGCCAAGACACTTGCCAAGACAGAGGCCAATCGAATAATTCAAGCAGGGAGTATTTGCCGAAGAAGCGGCAGGTGCATGATTGCAGGCGATTTTACAGCATTCCTTAACCTTCTGCACTGCATGTTCAAGACTATGTCTGCTGGCTGTATAGGGGCCGAAACAACGAGACGGTTCGTGACTGCCTTCATCCAGTGTATCCGTAAATTCCAGCCATCGCCAATCTCGTTTTTGCCGCACTACGATATAACTATAACCTAGCGGATTTTTCATCTTGCGGTTATACATCGGCTTTATGTCCTGAATGAGCCTGCATTCCAGCATGAACGCCTCAAACTCCGTGTCGGTGACGATATGCTCCAGGTCTTTGACATGCTGAACCAGCCTCTTCACTTTTGGGGAGTGCGATTTATTGTTGTAAAAATACGATTGTACTCTCTTCTTGAGACTTTTGGATTTGCCAACGTAAATGACCGTTCCCCGCGAATCTCTCATGAGATATACGCCCGGCGACAGCGGCAGCTCTTGTATTTTTGTTTTCATTTTGACTGTCGATCCTCTCAACGAATCTATTAAACATGGCGTTTTCGTCACTTCCAAGATACCATAAACACACCAAAAAGCACCACATTCACGGGCTGATTCAACTCGCTGAACGTGGTGCCTATCATTTCAATACAGCTTTTTCTAGTAAACCTGAAAGAAAAAAGACATAGCCATAATCCCTCTAACTTCGCATTCGATACTGCTGCCGGTAGGCTCTCGGCGACAGCTGAACCGTCCGCTTGAACATCTTCCCAAAATGGGAGAAGTTGCTGAAGCCCGATCGCCAGGCGATATCCGTGATGGAATCATCGCTCTCCCGCAGGAGACGCTGCGCTTCCTTGACCCGAAGCAGGTTGAGATAATCGCTGAAGGTAAATCCCGTCGTCTGCTTGAACAGCCGGCTGAGATAGTGGGGGCTGATCCGGAACGCCTCCGCTACCTCGGGCAGCGTTAAGGCCTGCCGGTAGTTGTCGTTAAGATACCGTACGACCGCCTGGGTCTTCGGATGAAGGACCGGCTCCGTATCGGCCGAACGGACCGTGCCCAGATGCCGGCTGCGGTAGGCAAAGAGCAGCAATTCGACCGTTCGGTGCCGAAGCAGCCAGCTGCTTCCGGCTTGAGGATGGATCATCTCATTCACCATGTCGCCGACCATTCGCTCCACCGCTTCACTCGCTGGCGAAGGAAGTCTTAGAATCGGAACATCCCAACCGAACGGCTCCTTCAGCCCCTCGGCCAGTTCAGGCGGTACGGTCAAATCCGCGAACAATTCCGGGCTTAAGTAGAGGACAAGGCGATCATGGTCGGGCCGCCCGCTGTCCAGCGTCTTATGAACGGCATTTCGGTCCACGAAGACAAGATCGCCGGCTCGAACCCGGTAAGAACGGTCCTTGATGAAGTAGATCCGCTCGCCCGATAACAGGTAATACAGCTCGTAATGATCGTGAAGATGGTCAACCGTCATCGAGAAATATCCAATACGGCGGTCATATTCAATGTCCAAATATCCGGTGGGATCATGGTAATCCGCTCGAAACGGCTTCGTCATGTCGCTGCCCCCTTTTCTTGGATTATAGCAAAATATGCGGCATTTGAAAGCGATTACGCATAAAATGCGGCGAAAGCAGTGCTCCCTTGTTATAGGCTAGAGTTATATTCAAGGAGGCGATAGAGATGAGTGACAAGAAACGCTATGTATTGGTCGGTACCGGCGGCCGCGCCGAATTTTTTTATGGCGCCCTGGCCCAAAACTTCCGCGACAAATCCGAGCTTGCTGCCTTTTGCGATATCAATCAAACCCGCATGAATTACGCGAATCAGCTGCTGCGGGAAAAATATAAATACGCCGAGGTGCCTACCTACCCCGCGGACCAATTCGACCGGATGATCGAGAACGAGAAGCCCGACTTCGTCATCGTGACCAGCATCGACCGGACCCATCACAAGTATATTATCCGCGCGATGGAGCTTGGATGCGATGTCGTGACCGAGAAGCCGATGACGATCGACGAGGAAAAATGCCAGGCCATCCTGGATGCAGCCAAGCGGACCGGACAGAACATCAGGGTCACCTTCAACTACCGTTACGCCCCCCACCATACCAAGGTACGGGAATTGATCATGAACGATACCATCGGCCAGGTGACCTCGGTTCATTTCGAATGGCTGCTGAATACCCGCCACGGCGCGGACTACTTCCGGCGCTGGCACCGGGACAAGCGGAACAGCGGCGGATTGCTCGTCCATAAATCCACCCATCACTTCGACCTGGTCAACTTCTGGATCGGGTCCCATCCTGAAACCGTTTTCGCATTTGGCGATCTCATGTATTATGGTAGAGAGAATGCCGAAGCGCGGGGCGTTACGCAATTCTATAATCGCGCGACCGGCAACAAGGTTGCGAAAGAGGACCCTTTTGCGCTCCATCTGGATTCCGATGCGCATCTCAAAGCCATGTACCTGGATGCCGAGCCGGAGGACGGCTACCAGCGGGACCAAAGCGTATTCGGGGACGGCATCAACATTGAAGATACGATGGGCGTCCTCGTGCGATATCAGAACAAGGCCATTTTAACGTATTCGCTGGTCGCCTATCAGCCGTGGGAAGGCTATCGCATCGCCATCAACGGCACCAAAGGCCGGATCGAGATGAACATCGTCGAACAATCCTACGTCAATTCACTGGGCGACAAGAGCCTGGAAGGCGCGTTAATCGGGAAAACGCTGCGGGTGCTTCCGATGTTCGATGCCCCGTACGAGGTTCACGTCGAGGAGCAGCAGGGCGGACATGGCGGGGGCGACCCGGTGCTGCTGAATGATCTGTTCGGGGAACCGGTGGAAGATCCTTATGCCCGCGCGGCCAACCATATCGATGGGGCGAGATCCATACTGACAGGAATTGCAGCCAACCGCGCCATCGCCACCGGCATGCCTGTACGAATCGGTAATTTGGTTCGTTTCTAAGCCGTACACGGCTGCTCCAAGCATTTTTCCTTCAAAGGCTGCGTATTTTGCGCAGCCTTTTTTCACATGTCGCAGACCGCCTAGAAATCCGCTTTTCGAAAAGGAGGAAATGGATGTTCTTCTCATTAAAAAGCCGTTTGATCGCCTTTATCGTCGCACTCTTCGTCCTCTCTTTCGGCACGCTCTCCCTCCTGCTGTTTACGGAATCGCGCACCGTGATCCGCTCCTACATCGAATCCTCGGCCCTTGAAAAGATGGAGGAATACGGTTCCTACGTGGATATGGTCCAGATGCAGATTTATGACGTCGCTTCCCTGGTCTTTAACAGTGACACGGCCAAGAACTGGGATAACGCCATCGGCGATCCGCTGCTGCCCGAAGGGGAGAAAATGCTGGCCAATCTTGCGATGAGCCGATTTCTGACCCAAGCGACCAACAGCTACACCAGTATCTCCGACGTATCCATCTACCGGCGCAGCGGGCTTCGGGTCGGCGGCGAGAACCAAGTCGAAACCGACCCTGCCTTTTTGCGGGAATCGTGGTACACGAACTTCTTCGCGTCCGGAGACCGCTGGCTGCCAGCGCATACGGACCAGCATGAACGCGTCCGGGATCACGGCAATCCCGTCGTCAGCCTGCTGATGCCCATCGGGACCTTCCATCATGCCACGGCGCAAAACGTGATGAAGGTTAACGTCAGCGAGTCTTATTTTCTGGAGCC
Proteins encoded:
- a CDS encoding GIY-YIG nuclease family protein; amino-acid sequence: MKTKIQELPLSPGVYLMRDSRGTVIYVGKSKSLKKRVQSYFYNNKSHSPKVKRLVQHVKDLEHIVTDTEFEAFMLECRLIQDIKPMYNRKMKNPLGYSYIVVRQKRDWRWLEFTDTLDEGSHEPSRCFGPYTASRHSLEHAVQKVKECCKIACNHAPAASSANTPCLNYSIGLCLGKCLGGETARQFDEIMDRFIALLQGDDRRLYDEMERTMLGAAERFDFEQAAKYRDGMEAVNLLLSKRQVIEFAEEKHSIVVYEYLNEDTIKLFLIKGNVVLHSERCSVATTADIETLRLRVKALILSYFTSDLECESTEVTRQDIDAAQIIYSYLQSSACRYLVLQDSWLEDGGEPDMEAALRDFMNHYVVSS
- a CDS encoding Gfo/Idh/MocA family oxidoreductase translates to MSDKKRYVLVGTGGRAEFFYGALAQNFRDKSELAAFCDINQTRMNYANQLLREKYKYAEVPTYPADQFDRMIENEKPDFVIVTSIDRTHHKYIIRAMELGCDVVTEKPMTIDEEKCQAILDAAKRTGQNIRVTFNYRYAPHHTKVRELIMNDTIGQVTSVHFEWLLNTRHGADYFRRWHRDKRNSGGLLVHKSTHHFDLVNFWIGSHPETVFAFGDLMYYGRENAEARGVTQFYNRATGNKVAKEDPFALHLDSDAHLKAMYLDAEPEDGYQRDQSVFGDGINIEDTMGVLVRYQNKAILTYSLVAYQPWEGYRIAINGTKGRIEMNIVEQSYVNSLGDKSLEGALIGKTLRVLPMFDAPYEVHVEEQQGGHGGGDPVLLNDLFGEPVEDPYARAANHIDGARSILTGIAANRAIATGMPVRIGNLVRF
- a CDS encoding phosphotransferase enzyme family protein, whose amino-acid sequence is MEQAVLDQGAERFGRGSYSLKLLGGFDQNVFEYNGEDGRRFIMKFLDASKYRKASIIRELTWMAYLAEQGLNMAVSIRSAQDLLIEEVTHKSKRYHVIAFTKAPGSPLTDVTSDFAIIKQWGRGMGRMHKLGKKDATASSLVHRMAFPQWNDHVIFTDAFPEAAGERVHRQWTQYLKELESLPQDEEGYGIVHNDLHHHNFHVHNGEIIFFDFGDVSYHWFAYDIAIAIYHAVQTVSENRKAEFVARFFDSFLSGYLQENTLSEEWIQRIPLFIDFRNIYSYVYFAKFVNWNEMDERTRKYLLAMKADIEAGKSVVKLSI
- a CDS encoding AraC family transcriptional regulator, coding for MTKPFRADYHDPTGYLDIEYDRRIGYFSMTVDHLHDHYELYYLLSGERIYFIKDRSYRVRAGDLVFVDRNAVHKTLDSGRPDHDRLVLYLSPELFADLTVPPELAEGLKEPFGWDVPILRLPSPASEAVERMVGDMVNEMIHPQAGSSWLLRHRTVELLLFAYRSRHLGTVRSADTEPVLHPKTQAVVRYLNDNYRQALTLPEVAEAFRISPHYLSRLFKQTTGFTFSDYLNLLRVKEAQRLLRESDDSITDIAWRSGFSNFSHFGKMFKRTVQLSPRAYRQQYRMRS
- the pgmB gene encoding beta-phosphoglucomutase encodes the protein MNETRKLKAAIFDLDGVITDTAEYHYQAWKATATELGIPFTREFNENLKGVSRMDSLKLLLSQAETPVNYSDEELVQLADRKNKRYVELIETITPADLLPGITKFVSDIRSAGLKTGIASASKNAIAVLTRLGVMDQFDVIVDVTKLKNNKPDPEIFLTAAAELGVEPADCIGVEDAASGVDAIKGAGMFAVAIGNAAHFPHADIVLSSTKELNFRELAQKFEG